The segment AATGACTATTATTATTGGTCGATCTGGTGAAGGTAAATCAGTTTTATTAAAGCAAGTAATTGGACTCATCAAACCAACATCAGGTACTATTATTATTGATGGAATAGATATCACCACTCTCACCGGAAGTGAGCTTAATGACTGTTTTAAAAAGTTTGGTTACGTATTTCAGTTCGCTGCACTTCTTGATTCATTAAATGTTTTTGAGAATATAGGTATAACGCTTATCGAACAAGGTATGTCTCATGATCACGTTATGCCTATTGTTAAAGAAAAACTCGCATTAGTACAATTATCAGAAGACACTCTCTATAAATATCCATCAGAATTATCAGGTGGTATGAGAAAACGTGTGGGGCTTGCGCGAACCCTTGTCACTAATCCAGAAATTATTCTTTATGATGAACCAACAACAGGACTTGATCCAATTACGTCTCGCGTTATTCATGAACTCATGTTTGATATGCAAAAAAAACTTAAGATAACATCGGTAATTATTTCACATGATATAGAAACATTTAAATATGCAGATAAAGTAGCATTGCTGCATGAAGGAAAAATTCAATACTTTGGTGATGCAAAAACAATATGGGAATCAGACAATCCTTACATTTACCAATTTATTCGAGGACTATTAGAAGGTCCAATTACTCATGAAATTTCTTATTTTAAAGATAAGGAATAAATTAAAACTTTTCACAATTTTACATTGTTTTGAATATTATCCAATCTCGCTACTGTTGCCTTTTCCATTGCCTTCTGGAAACTTAATTCGTTTTTGATTAATTATTCAGATTCCTTTTGTCCAAATACATAATTAAGGGGTGTAGTTACAAATCCTTTTACACGAGAATATAAATATTCTATCATACTTTGTTGATTTTGCTTAGCATCCTCTATTTTTTGTTGAGCTTTTTTAATTGCTTCTTTTGTTGCTGCAATAATATGTGCTGCTTGCGCTTTTATTTGATTCGTTATGTCCACCAACCTGGTATATGCTTCCTGTGATGCTTGTATATTCTTATCAGTAGTTTGTTGGATAATTTGAATATCATTTTTTATTGCAAGCTTTATCTTTTCATCTAACGCCTCTCCCTGTAACAGTTCAGCAAGTTCAATTTTAGCTTCTTGTCGAGATTTTAAATCGCTAGATTTTACTATCAATTGGGCATTTTCCATTATCTGGTCTAGAAAAAAAATTTTTATTTTTTGATGTAGAAGAAAAAATTCCTGTGCAATATGTTCCATATTTATGTCACGTTCGCTCTTTTGTTCTATTCCATAAACTATTCCTGTAATTGTTCCGACCATTAACAGCA is part of the Candidatus Babeliales bacterium genome and harbors:
- a CDS encoding ATP-binding cassette domain-containing protein — translated: MNTEKSPKIKIKISNLQKKFDEHWVTRGVNLDIPEGLMTIIIGRSGEGKSVLLKQVIGLIKPTSGTIIIDGIDITTLTGSELNDCFKKFGYVFQFAALLDSLNVFENIGITLIEQGMSHDHVMPIVKEKLALVQLSEDTLYKYPSELSGGMRKRVGLARTLVTNPEIILYDEPTTGLDPITSRVIHELMFDMQKKLKITSVIISHDIETFKYADKVALLHEGKIQYFGDAKTIWESDNPYIYQFIRGLLEGPITHEISYFKDKE